From one Solea solea chromosome 15, fSolSol10.1, whole genome shotgun sequence genomic stretch:
- the ddx43 gene encoding probable ATP-dependent RNA helicase DDX43, whose amino-acid sequence MSDWEEEDGDCAARQNVGWVTAIPEWRFQGGDPSRENTFEIRREGRFSASRGERGDFSGEYRNRRGGDNDRPSAERRGPGQRSHGNENSDFSPSVTLSVETTLIGRIIGRGGSKIRELQETSGARIKVNKGDYEGEVVIFGSPAAQQKAKELIEDLVADGGSRFHDGGGRCDSVWSSSQLKASNVTQPRATIDWNAIRENKDKYEELKWKDLPPMKKKFYMENECVSMRTTEEVGEWRKENNNIFVDDLKEGEEKRPFLNPCCTFLEAFELYPEIMENIKRVGFVKPTPIQSQAWPVLLSGDDLIAIAQTGTGKTLAYLLPGFIHMDGQPVPRNERSGPGMLVLTPTRELALQIETECKKYSYKGYKSICIYGGGDRKGQINLVKSGVDIVIATPGRLNDLQMNELISLASVTYLVLDEADRMLDMGFEPQIMKILLDIRPDRQTVMTSATWPTGVRRLSKSYLKDPMMVYVGTLDLAAVDTVQQTVLIVIEEEKKSYLYDFIRNMLPDDKVLIFVGKKIMADDLSSDMCLQGLAVQSLHGDREQCDREEALKDFKDSRVRILVATDLASRGLDVHDITHVFNFDFPRNIEEYVHRIGRTGRAGRSGAAVTLVTRENWRMAPELIPILERSGQEVPDELVLMAERYEKHKREKDMYDPRGGQGRVGRRDGGGRGGRDWGH is encoded by the exons atgtctgacTGGGAAGAGGAAGACGGGGACTGTGCAGCTCGTCAAAACGTTGGTTGGGTAACTGCTATTCCTGAATGGAGGTTTCAGGGTGGTGATCCTTCGCGGGAAAACACATTCGAAATAAGAAGGGAAGGCAGGTTTTCAGCCTCGAGGGGAGAAAGGGGTGATTTTAGCGGCGAGTACAGGAATCGCAGAGGTGGAGACAATGACCGTCCTAGCGCAGAGCGCCGAGGCCCGGGACAACGGAGCCACGGCAATGAAAACTCGGACTTTTCCCCATCCGTGACTCTCAGCGTGGAAACAACCTTGATTGGGAGAATCATAG GTCGCGGAGGATCCAAAATCCGTGAACTTCAAGAGACTTCTGGTGCAAGAATCAAG GTCAACAAGGGAGATTATGAAGGTGAGGTGGTTATCTTTGGGTCCCCCGCTGCCCAGCAGAAGGCCAAGGAACTGATTGAAGACTTGGTGGCAGATGGCGGCTCTAGATTTCACGATG GTGGTGGCAGGTGTGACTCAGTCTGGTCTTCCAGTCAATTAAAGGCATCCAATGTCACCCAGCCTCGTGCAACAATAGACTGGAATGCTATCCGAGAGAACAAGGACAAGTATGAAGAGCTCAAATGGAAGG ACCTCCCACCCATGAAGAAGAAGTTTTACATGGAGAACGAGTGTGTGTCCATGCGTACAACAGAGGAAGTCGGAGAATGGAG GAAGGAGAATAACAATATCTTTGTCGACGACTTGAAAGAGGGTGAGGAGAAGCGGCCTTTTCTCAATCCCTGTTGCACTTTCCTGGAGGCCTTTGAGCTTTATCCAGAAATCATGGAAAACATTAAGAGAGTTGGCTTCGTCAAACCAACCCCCATCCAG TCTCAGGCCTGGCCGGTGCTGCTGAGCGGGGACGACCTGATAGCCATTGCACAGACAGGAACAGGGAAAACCCTGGCCTACCTGCTGCCAGGGTTCATTCACATGGACGGACAGCCTGT ACCAAGGAACGAGCGCAGTGGTCCAGGCATGTTGGTGCTGACTCCAACCAGAGAGCTGGCCCTGCAGATTGAAACTGAATGCAAGAAGTACAGCTATAAAGGCTACAAAAG TATCTGTATCTATGGTGGAGGGGACAGGAAAGGCCAGATCAACCTGGTAAAGAGTGGGGTGGACATAGTTATCGCCACACCAGGTCGACTAAATGACCTGCAGATGAACGAACTCATCAGCCTCGCCTCCGTCACCTATCTG GTGCTGGACGAGGCTGACAGGATGCTCGATATGGGCTTTGAACCTCAAATTATGAAGATTCTCTTGGACATTCGTCCAGACCGACAGACGGTCATGACCAG tgcCACTTGGCCAACTGGTGTACGACGACTATCCAAATCCTACCTCAAGGATCCCATGATGGTTTATGTGGGCACCCTTGACTTGGCG GCAGTTGACACTGTACAGCAAACCGTGCTGATCGTCattgaagaagagaaaaagtcCTACTTGTATGACTTCATCAGAAACATGCTGCCCGACGATAAAGTCCTCATCTTTGTTGGCAAGAAGATTAT GGCTGATGACCTGTCGAGTGACATGTGTCTGCAGGGTCTGGCTGTGCAGAGTCTCCATGGTGACCGTGAGCAGTGTGACCGTGAAGAAGCCCTCAAGGACTTTAAAGACA GTCGGGTTCGTATCCTGGTTGCCACAGACCTGGCGTCTCGAGGACTGGATGTCCATGACATAACGCACGTCTTTAACTTTGACTTCCCACGTAACATAGAGGAGTACGTCCATCGCATCGGCCGCACTGGCCGAGCTGg gcgttcaggtgctgctgttaCCCTGGTAACCAGGGAAAACTGGAGGATGGCCCCTGAACTGATCCCAATCCTGGAGCGCTCAGGACAG GAGGTCCCTGATGAGCTGGTGCTTATGGCAGAAAGATACGAGAAGCACAAGAGGGAGAAGGATATGTATGATCCAAGGGGAGGACAAGGACGAGTGGGGAGGAGAGatggtggaggaagaggaggcagggACTGGGGCCACTAA
- the eef1a1a gene encoding elongation factor 1-alpha 1a yields MGKEKLHINIVVIGHVDSGKSTTTGHLIYKCGGIDKRTIEKFEKEAAEMGKGSFKYAWVLDKLKAERERGITIDISLWKFETSKYYVTIIDAPGHRDFIKNMITGTSQADCAVLIVAAGVGEFEAGISKNGQTREHALLAYTLGVKQLIVGINKMDSTEPNYSQKRYDEIVKEVSTYIKKIGYNPDTVAFVPISGWNGDNMLEPSPNMNWFKGWKITRKEGNASGTTLLEALDAIQSPSRPTDKPLRLPLQDVYKIGGIGTVPVGRVETGILKPGMVVTFAPVNVTTEVKSVEMHHEALTEALPGDNVGFNVKNVSVKDIRRGNVAGDSKNDPPQEAANFTAQVIILNHPGQISAGYAPVLDCHTAHIACKFAELKEKIDRRSGKKLEDNPKALKSGDAAIVDMIPGKPMCVESFSEYPPLGRFAVRDMRQTVAVGVIKAVEKKVSTTGKITKSAQKAQRTK; encoded by the exons ATGGGAAAGGAGAAACTTCACATCAACATCGTAGTGATCGGCCACGTGGACTCCGGCAAGTCCACCACCACAGGCCACCTCATCTACAAGTGCGGCGGCATCGACAAGAGGACCATCGAGAAGTTTGAAAAGGAAGCTGCTGAG ATGGGGAAGGGATCGTTCAAATACGCCTGGGTGCTGGACAAGCTGAAGGCCGAAAGAGAGCGCGGCATCACCATCGACATCTCGCTGTGGAAATTTGAAACCAGCAAGTACTATGTGACCATCATCGATGCCCCGGGTCACAGAGACTTTATCAAGAACATGATCACAGGGACCTCACAG GCAGATTGTGCCGTGCTGATTGTGGCAGCTGGCGTCGGGGAGTTCGAGGCAGGGATTTCCAAGAACGGTCAGACCCGTGAGCATGCCCTGCTGGCCTACACGCTGGGAGTGAAGCAGCTCATCGTGGGCATCAACAAGATGGACTCCACCGAGCCAAACTACAGTCAGAAGCGCTACGACGAAATCGTGAAGGAAGTGAGCACGTACATCAAGAAGATTGGCTACAATCCAGACACCGTTGCCTTTGTGCCCATTTCAGGCTGGAACGGAGACAACATGCTTGAGCCCAGTCCCAAT ATGAATTGGTTTAAGGGCTGGAAGATCACCAGGAAAGAAGGCAACGCATCAGGCACCACTCTCCTGGAGGCTCTGGATGCTATTCAGTCTCCATCCCGTCCAACAGACAAACCTCTGCGTCTGCCCCTGCAGGACGTCTACAAGATTGGAG GTATTGGGACTGTGCCAGTGGGCCGTGTGGAGACCGGAATCCTCAAGCCTGGCATGGTCGTGACGTTTGCCCCCGTCAATGTGACCACTGAGGTGAAGTCTGTGGAGATGCACCACGAGGCCCTGACTGAAGCGCTGCCCGGCGACAACGTGGGCTTTAATGTCAAGAACGTGTCAGTCAAGGACATCCGCCGTGGCAACGTTGCCGGAGACAGCAAGAACGACCCACCACAGGAAGCTGCCAACTTCACTGCCcag GTGATCATCCTGAACCACCCAGGCCAGATCAGTGCTGGTTATGCTCCCGTCCTGGACTGCCACACTGCTCACATCGCCTGCAAGTTTGCCGAGCTGAAGGAGAAGATCGATCGCCGCTCTGGCAAGAAGCTGGAGGACAACCCTAAAGCCCTCAAGTCTGGAGATGCGGCCATCGTGGACATGATTCCTGGCAAGCCGATGTGCGTGGAGAGCTTCTCCGAGTACCCTCCGCTGG GTCGTTTCGCGGTGCGTGACATGCGTCAAACGGTGGCTGTGGGTGTGATTAAGGCCGTGGAGAAGAAGGTCTCCACCACTGGTAAAATCACCAAGTCCGCCCAGAAGGCCCAGAGGACCAAATGA